The following proteins are encoded in a genomic region of Streptomyces lunaelactis:
- a CDS encoding DUF5937 family protein gives MTIEIAGLPPERIVFEISPLAELGVALHALAEPAHHPGLHGWATATSAGLKPDLADRLHEADFLWRSTFSDVFMPFAGLPAALNGANGRTGATLAEELDQLDRLDDERFVSAALEFTCASTYGIGGPSALGDPARRERALELAATRGPKQLDFTRRLLDDPASVRAWARRLFEDCDRAFFADTWRRVSTQLAADARHKTELLRRKGLAEALHAVSPALAVDEDRTRISADKLADGRTTAVDPAVGAGLTLVPSSFGWPHLMVLHAPGWRPVIHYPVGSPELPGPAPVELLKLRMEALAHPMRMRLCRNLARAPYTTSELADAYGITAPEVSRHLAVLKKAGLISTRRRGRYVLHQLDVTAVARLGSDFLETVLR, from the coding sequence GTGACCATCGAGATCGCGGGGCTGCCCCCCGAGCGCATCGTCTTCGAGATTTCTCCCCTCGCCGAGCTGGGCGTGGCGCTGCACGCGCTCGCCGAGCCCGCACATCACCCAGGGCTGCACGGCTGGGCCACCGCGACCTCCGCCGGGCTCAAGCCCGATCTCGCCGACCGGCTGCACGAGGCCGACTTCCTCTGGCGGTCCACCTTCTCGGACGTCTTCATGCCGTTCGCCGGCCTGCCTGCGGCCCTCAACGGGGCGAACGGCAGGACCGGCGCCACCCTCGCCGAAGAGCTGGACCAGCTCGACCGGCTCGACGACGAGCGCTTCGTCTCCGCGGCCCTGGAGTTCACCTGCGCCAGTACGTACGGAATCGGCGGCCCGTCCGCCCTTGGTGACCCCGCCCGCCGCGAGCGCGCACTCGAACTCGCCGCCACCCGCGGCCCCAAGCAACTGGACTTCACCCGGCGGCTGCTGGACGACCCAGCCTCGGTACGTGCCTGGGCGCGGCGTCTGTTCGAGGACTGCGACCGGGCCTTCTTCGCCGACACCTGGCGACGCGTGAGCACCCAGCTCGCGGCCGACGCCCGGCACAAGACCGAGCTGCTGCGCCGCAAGGGCCTCGCTGAGGCGCTGCACGCCGTCTCTCCCGCACTCGCAGTCGACGAGGACCGCACCCGTATCAGCGCCGACAAACTCGCGGACGGGCGGACCACCGCCGTCGACCCCGCCGTCGGCGCCGGGCTCACCCTCGTCCCGTCCAGCTTCGGCTGGCCGCATCTGATGGTGCTGCACGCGCCGGGCTGGCGGCCGGTGATCCACTACCCAGTCGGCTCACCCGAACTGCCCGGCCCCGCCCCCGTCGAGCTGTTGAAGCTGCGGATGGAGGCGCTGGCCCACCCCATGCGCATGCGGCTGTGCCGCAACCTCGCCCGCGCCCCGTACACGACCAGCGAGCTGGCGGACGCGTACGGGATCACCGCGCCCGAGGTCTCCCGCCATCTCGCCGTACTGAAGAAAGCCGGGCTGATCTCGACCAGGCGGCGCGGCCGGTACGTACTGCACCAGCTGGACGTGACCGCCGTCGCCCGGCTCGGCAGCGACTTCCTGGAGACGGTGCTCCGCTAA
- a CDS encoding SAM-dependent methyltransferase — protein sequence MDESCQWRGWREAAEAALYGPGGFYLRPEGPAGHFRTSVHASPLFASAVARLLTSLELDEPALVDIGAGRGELLTGVLAALPSGFPVRAYAVERADRPAGLDPRIEWTAEPPAGVSGLLFANEWLDNVPVDVAEADPDGVARYVLVRPDGAERLGEPVSGADAEWLARWWPLTEPGTRAEIGRPRDEAWARAVGTLRAGLAVAVDYAHTAASRPPFGTLTGFRSGREVRPVPDGSCDITAHVALDACALPGAELLTQREALREEGVTGDRPPLSLATSDPAAYIRALSTAGEAAELTSRGGLGDFGWLRQRVRPCGPTT from the coding sequence ATGGATGAGTCGTGTCAGTGGCGAGGCTGGCGGGAAGCGGCGGAAGCGGCGCTGTACGGGCCGGGCGGCTTCTATCTGCGGCCCGAGGGACCGGCCGGCCACTTCCGTACGTCGGTGCACGCGTCGCCGCTGTTCGCCTCCGCGGTGGCCCGGCTGCTGACGTCCCTCGAGCTTGACGAGCCGGCCCTCGTCGACATCGGCGCGGGCCGCGGCGAGCTGCTCACCGGCGTACTCGCCGCGCTGCCGTCCGGTTTCCCGGTACGGGCGTACGCCGTCGAGCGGGCGGACCGGCCGGCCGGCCTGGACCCCCGCATCGAGTGGACGGCCGAGCCCCCGGCCGGCGTGAGCGGACTGCTCTTCGCCAACGAGTGGCTGGACAACGTCCCGGTGGACGTCGCCGAGGCGGACCCGGACGGGGTGGCGCGGTACGTCCTCGTACGCCCGGACGGTGCCGAGCGGCTCGGCGAACCGGTGTCGGGGGCGGACGCGGAGTGGCTGGCGCGCTGGTGGCCGCTGACGGAGCCCGGCACGCGGGCGGAGATCGGCCGCCCGCGGGACGAGGCGTGGGCGCGGGCGGTGGGCACGCTGCGGGCGGGCCTGGCGGTCGCGGTCGACTACGCGCACACGGCGGCGTCCCGCCCGCCGTTCGGCACGCTGACGGGCTTCCGCTCGGGCCGCGAGGTCCGCCCGGTCCCGGACGGCAGCTGCGACATCACGGCCCATGTGGCTCTGGACGCGTGCGCGCTGCCGGGCGCGGAACTCCTCACGCAGCGGGAGGCGCTGCGCGAGGAGGGCGTCACGGGCGACCGCCCGCCGCTGTCGCTGGCGACGTCCGACCCGGCGGCGTACATCCGCGCGCTGTCGACGGCGGGCGAGGCGGCGGAACTGACGTCGCGCGGCGGCCTGGGCGACTTCGGCTGGCTGCGCCAGCGGGTCCGACCGTGCGGGCCCACGACCTGA
- a CDS encoding sensor histidine kinase gives MQRLYDFIRRHPTGVDSFWAVMLFGFSMLWVIQVPVGIGPRISAALIVLLLSLVVALRRRMPEKMLILAAVLGLAQLALDIEVNPADFAMLVIIYTVAAHDGSRWTSRLALVGGLSAATLAQVRWPEETTGVGGRILFTIFMTVPFALAWVLGDSIRTRRAYFAQLEERATRLEKEREAQSKVAVAAERARIARELHDVVAHNVSVMVVQADGAAYVLDAAPDQAKQALETISSTGRQALAEMRRLLGVLRTGDAPESGEYVPQPDVQQIEDLVEQVRSAGLTVDFKIEGTPRPLPSGVELTAYRIVQEALTNTRKHGGPEAGASVRLVYFDDGLGLLVEDDGRGSAHELYEDGGADGRGHGLIGMRERIGMVGGTLDAGPRPGGGFRISALLPLKPAH, from the coding sequence GTGCAGCGCCTCTATGACTTCATCCGCAGACACCCGACGGGCGTCGACAGCTTCTGGGCTGTGATGCTCTTCGGGTTCTCCATGCTGTGGGTAATCCAGGTTCCGGTCGGGATCGGGCCCCGTATCTCGGCGGCCCTGATCGTTCTGCTGCTGAGTCTGGTCGTGGCGCTGCGCCGCCGTATGCCGGAGAAGATGCTGATCCTCGCCGCGGTCCTGGGCCTCGCCCAGCTCGCGCTGGACATCGAGGTCAACCCGGCCGACTTCGCGATGCTGGTCATCATCTACACCGTCGCCGCCCACGACGGGTCGCGCTGGACATCCCGGCTGGCGCTCGTCGGCGGGCTGTCCGCGGCCACGCTGGCGCAGGTGCGCTGGCCGGAGGAGACCACCGGCGTCGGCGGCAGGATCCTCTTCACGATCTTCATGACCGTGCCGTTCGCGCTCGCCTGGGTGCTCGGCGACTCGATACGCACCCGGCGCGCGTACTTCGCCCAGCTCGAGGAGCGCGCCACCCGGCTGGAGAAGGAGCGTGAGGCGCAGTCGAAGGTCGCGGTCGCGGCGGAGCGGGCACGGATCGCGCGCGAGCTGCACGATGTCGTCGCTCACAACGTCTCGGTGATGGTGGTGCAGGCGGACGGCGCCGCCTACGTCCTGGACGCCGCCCCCGACCAGGCCAAGCAGGCGCTGGAGACCATCTCGAGCACCGGCCGCCAGGCGCTCGCGGAGATGCGCAGACTCCTCGGCGTACTGCGCACCGGCGATGCCCCCGAGAGCGGTGAGTACGTCCCGCAGCCCGATGTGCAGCAGATAGAGGACTTGGTCGAGCAGGTGCGCAGCGCGGGTCTGACCGTGGACTTCAAGATCGAGGGAACGCCGCGCCCGCTGCCCAGCGGCGTCGAGCTCACCGCGTACCGCATCGTCCAGGAGGCGCTGACGAACACGCGCAAGCACGGCGGCCCGGAGGCCGGTGCCAGCGTGCGCCTGGTCTACTTCGACGACGGGCTCGGGCTGCTGGTGGAGGACGACGGCCGGGGCTCGGCGCACGAGCTGTACGAGGACGGCGGCGCGGACGGGCGCGGCCACGGGCTCATCGGTATGCGCGAGCGCATCGGTATGGTCGGCGGCACGCTGGACGCGGGGCCTCGGCCCGGCGGCGGCTTCCGGATCAGCGCACTGCTTCCCCTCAAGCCCGCCCACTAG
- a CDS encoding response regulator, giving the protein MSIRVMLVDDQVLLRTGFRMVLAAQPDMEVVAEAGDGAEAIENLRSTAVDVVLMDVRMPRLDGVEATRRICAEPDAPKVLILTTFDLDEYAFSGLKAGASGFMLKDVPPAELLGAIRSVHSGDAVVAPSTTRRLLDRFSPLLPSSGNEPRNKQLERLTEREREVMLLVAQGLSNGEIAARLVLSEATVKTHVGRILTKLGLRDRVQVVVLAYESGLVRAGGGSVS; this is encoded by the coding sequence ATGTCCATCCGCGTGATGCTCGTCGACGACCAGGTGCTGCTGCGCACCGGATTCCGGATGGTCCTCGCCGCCCAGCCGGACATGGAGGTCGTCGCCGAGGCGGGCGACGGCGCGGAGGCGATCGAGAATCTCCGCTCCACCGCCGTGGACGTGGTGCTGATGGACGTACGCATGCCGCGGCTGGACGGCGTCGAGGCGACGCGGCGCATCTGCGCCGAGCCGGACGCCCCCAAGGTGCTGATCCTGACCACCTTCGACCTGGACGAGTACGCGTTCTCCGGGCTGAAGGCGGGCGCCAGCGGCTTCATGCTCAAGGATGTGCCGCCCGCGGAACTGCTCGGCGCGATCCGCTCGGTGCACAGCGGCGACGCGGTCGTCGCGCCGTCTACGACGCGGCGGCTGCTCGACCGCTTCTCGCCGCTGCTGCCGAGCAGCGGCAACGAGCCGCGGAACAAGCAGCTGGAGCGGCTGACCGAGCGCGAACGCGAGGTGATGCTGCTGGTCGCGCAGGGCCTGTCGAACGGCGAGATCGCGGCGCGGCTCGTGCTCTCCGAGGCCACGGTCAAGACGCATGTGGGCCGCATTCTCACCAAGCTGGGCCTGCGGGACCGGGTGCAGGTGGTGGTGCTGGCGTACGAGTCGGGGCTGGTGCGGGCCGGCGGGGGCAGCGTGTCCTGA
- a CDS encoding threonine aldolase family protein has translation MADKSERDERRRRLEAWRASDRVLWRASADQRVGERLAALAADAGGVYDLDEWTDIYGGGVVAEVERRAADLLGFPAAAFFPTGTMAQQVALRCWAGRTGNPTVALHPVSHPELHERGAFGAVSGLRTVHPTDEPRPATAQEVRDFDEPFGALMLELPLRDAGFVLPSWDELVEVVDAARERDAVVHFDGARLWECTTHFGRPLDEIAPLADSVYVSFYKSLDALSGAVLAGPEDLVDEARTWRHRYGGQVFQQYPAALSALLGLERELPRLPSYVSHAKVVAAALREGFLEAGVPWSRVHPEEPHTHQFQVWLPYGADALNDAALRQSEETGVTLFRRWFTDRCPPGVSVTEVTVASEGLEWTGEDVRRAVGAFVERVG, from the coding sequence ATGGCTGACAAGAGCGAGCGGGACGAGCGGCGGCGCAGGCTCGAAGCGTGGCGGGCCTCCGACCGGGTGCTGTGGCGGGCCTCGGCGGACCAGCGCGTGGGGGAACGGCTCGCGGCGCTGGCGGCGGACGCGGGAGGGGTTTACGACCTGGACGAGTGGACGGACATCTACGGCGGCGGGGTCGTCGCGGAGGTGGAGCGGCGGGCGGCGGATCTGCTCGGGTTCCCGGCCGCGGCGTTCTTCCCGACGGGGACGATGGCACAGCAGGTGGCGCTGCGGTGCTGGGCGGGGCGTACGGGGAATCCGACGGTGGCGCTGCATCCGGTGTCGCATCCGGAGCTGCACGAGCGGGGCGCGTTCGGGGCGGTGAGCGGGCTGCGGACGGTCCACCCGACGGACGAGCCGCGGCCGGCGACGGCGCAGGAGGTACGGGACTTCGACGAGCCGTTCGGCGCGCTGATGCTGGAACTGCCGCTGCGGGACGCGGGTTTCGTACTCCCGTCGTGGGACGAGTTGGTGGAGGTCGTTGACGCGGCGAGGGAACGCGATGCGGTGGTGCATTTCGACGGCGCGCGCCTGTGGGAGTGCACGACGCACTTCGGCCGCCCGCTGGACGAGATCGCGCCCCTCGCTGACAGCGTGTACGTGTCCTTCTACAAGTCCCTGGACGCGCTGTCGGGGGCTGTGCTGGCGGGCCCGGAGGACCTGGTGGACGAGGCGCGGACCTGGCGGCACCGGTACGGGGGCCAGGTCTTCCAGCAGTACCCGGCGGCACTGTCGGCGCTGCTGGGGCTGGAGCGGGAGCTGCCGCGGCTGCCGTCGTACGTGTCCCACGCGAAGGTGGTCGCGGCGGCGCTGCGGGAGGGCTTCCTGGAGGCGGGCGTCCCCTGGTCCCGGGTCCACCCGGAGGAACCGCACACGCACCAGTTCCAGGTCTGGCTGCCGTACGGGGCGGACGCCCTGAACGATGCGGCGCTGCGCCAGTCGGAGGAGACGGGCGTGACGCTGTTCCGCAGGTGGTTCACGGACAGGTGCCCGCCGGGGGTGTCGGTGACGGAGGTGACGGTGGCGTCGGAGGGGCTGGAGTGGACGGGGGAGGATGTGAGGAGGGCGGTCGGGGCGTTTGTGGAGCGGGTGGGGTAG